From one Luteolibacter sp. SL250 genomic stretch:
- a CDS encoding ABC transporter permease, with amino-acid sequence MHPLDKKLVRDLGSMKGQMIAVALVMACGLAVMIMARSLIHSLDVTRSQYYADHRFAEVFSDLKRAPNSLRPRLAEISGVAAVETSVKGSAVLEIPGMKEPADGTIHSLPDDRPQTLNLLFIRSGRLPRPGAKNEIVIGEAFAEAHGFGPGDYIDATIRGLRERLWITGVVLSPEYVFESRPGDTMPDNKRFGVFWMSERDLSIALDLDGAFNHVAVDLAPGASQRAVMADIDRLLKPYGGLIAYGRKDHASALRLDDELRILRGFAVVFPAIFLGIAAFMTSAAISRLVKLQREQIAQLKAFGYSSAAVGWHYMKFALVIVATATFFGGVLGLILATNVVNLYHMFFRFPLLELLPDWRAISISLVISTGAVALGVSGAVRLAVKLAPAEAMRPEPPTEFKPTVIERLGLAHLFSPSFRMALRNIERKPFQSLFTALGLALATAIPIVPGAMRDGIAYLMDFQWSHVQRQTATLGLVEAGSAHSLNAMRHLPGVMDIEPFRAVPARMIFGHRERRVSINGITLDPRLNRQLDDKGRPVALPPGGLLVSAKLAEILGVVPGDIVRLEVQEGRRPTLEIPIGGTITDYAGVAAYMDIDALRREMKEGPTVSGAHVSVDSASWDLFLERIRETPVIASLSITQTARESFRKSTGEMMDSIQLIYFGFSVIVSFGVVYNGARIALSERGRDLATLRVVGFTHREVAGVLIGELAMLTLAAIPAGLLFGSGLANLLVVGVSTETVRMPLVLTSRTFTTAVLIVLASSTFSFAIVSRRIRNLDLIGVLKARD; translated from the coding sequence ATGCACCCGCTCGACAAAAAACTGGTCCGCGACCTGGGCTCCATGAAGGGCCAGATGATCGCCGTGGCGCTGGTGATGGCGTGCGGGCTGGCGGTCATGATCATGGCCCGCAGCCTGATCCACTCCCTGGATGTCACCCGCTCGCAGTACTACGCGGACCATCGCTTCGCTGAGGTTTTCTCGGATCTGAAACGCGCGCCGAACTCCCTGCGCCCGAGGCTGGCCGAAATCTCCGGTGTCGCCGCCGTGGAGACCAGCGTGAAAGGCAGCGCGGTGCTGGAGATCCCCGGCATGAAAGAGCCTGCGGACGGCACCATCCATTCGCTGCCGGACGACCGGCCGCAGACGCTCAACCTCCTGTTCATCCGTTCCGGCCGGTTGCCGCGTCCCGGAGCGAAGAATGAAATCGTCATCGGTGAGGCGTTCGCGGAGGCCCACGGCTTCGGTCCGGGAGACTATATCGATGCGACCATCCGCGGGCTGCGCGAGCGGCTGTGGATCACCGGCGTCGTGCTTTCCCCGGAGTATGTCTTCGAGTCCCGGCCCGGTGACACCATGCCGGACAACAAGCGCTTCGGCGTCTTCTGGATGAGCGAGCGGGACCTCTCCATCGCGTTGGACCTGGATGGCGCGTTCAACCATGTGGCGGTGGATCTCGCGCCGGGTGCCTCCCAGCGCGCGGTCATGGCGGACATCGACCGGTTGCTGAAACCCTATGGCGGCCTCATCGCCTATGGCAGGAAGGACCATGCGTCCGCCCTCCGGCTGGATGACGAGCTGCGCATCCTCCGCGGGTTCGCCGTCGTGTTCCCCGCCATCTTCCTCGGCATCGCCGCGTTCATGACCAGCGCCGCGATTTCCCGTCTGGTGAAGCTCCAGCGGGAGCAGATCGCGCAGTTGAAGGCCTTCGGCTACTCCTCCGCGGCGGTCGGCTGGCACTACATGAAGTTCGCGCTGGTCATCGTGGCGACCGCCACGTTCTTCGGCGGGGTTCTCGGGCTGATCCTCGCGACCAACGTGGTGAACCTCTACCACATGTTCTTCCGCTTCCCGTTGCTGGAACTGCTGCCGGATTGGCGGGCCATTTCCATTTCGCTCGTGATCAGTACCGGTGCGGTCGCTCTGGGCGTGTCCGGAGCGGTGAGGCTGGCGGTGAAGCTCGCCCCTGCGGAGGCCATGCGCCCGGAGCCACCCACGGAGTTCAAACCGACCGTCATCGAGCGGCTGGGCCTCGCCCATCTCTTCTCCCCGTCGTTCCGGATGGCCCTGCGCAACATCGAGCGGAAACCCTTCCAGTCCCTCTTCACCGCGCTGGGTCTGGCACTGGCCACCGCCATCCCCATCGTGCCGGGAGCCATGCGGGATGGCATCGCCTACCTGATGGATTTCCAGTGGTCCCACGTCCAGCGCCAGACGGCCACGCTGGGCCTGGTGGAGGCGGGTTCCGCGCACTCGCTCAACGCCATGCGCCACCTTCCCGGCGTCATGGACATCGAGCCGTTCCGCGCGGTTCCCGCCCGGATGATTTTCGGGCACAGGGAGCGCCGCGTCAGCATCAATGGCATCACGCTGGACCCTCGGTTGAACCGCCAGTTGGATGACAAGGGGCGGCCCGTCGCGCTGCCTCCCGGCGGCCTCCTCGTTTCCGCAAAGCTGGCGGAGATCCTTGGCGTGGTGCCGGGGGACATCGTCCGGCTGGAGGTGCAGGAGGGCAGGAGGCCCACCCTGGAGATCCCCATCGGCGGCACCATCACGGACTACGCCGGTGTCGCCGCCTACATGGACATCGACGCCCTGCGCCGGGAAATGAAGGAGGGACCAACCGTCAGCGGGGCGCATGTCTCCGTGGATTCCGCCAGTTGGGATCTGTTCCTTGAGAGGATCCGGGAGACTCCGGTCATCGCCTCCCTCTCCATCACCCAGACCGCCCGCGAAAGCTTCCGGAAATCCACCGGCGAGATGATGGACAGCATCCAGCTCATCTACTTCGGCTTCTCGGTCATCGTCTCCTTCGGCGTTGTCTACAACGGCGCGCGCATCGCCCTGTCGGAGCGGGGGAGGGATCTCGCCACGCTGCGCGTCGTGGGCTTCACCCACCGGGAGGTGGCGGGTGTGCTCATCGGGGAGCTGGCCATGCTCACCCTCGCGGCCATCCCCGCCGGCCTTCTTTTCGGCAGCGGCCTTGCCAACCTTCTGGTCGTGGGTGTCAGTACGGAAACGGTACGCATGCCGCTGGTCCTCACCTCACGCACCTTCACCACCGCCGTCCTCATCGTGCTCGCTTCATCGACCTTTTCCTTTGCCATCGTCAGCCGCAGGATCAGGAACCTCGACCTCATCGGCGTGCTGAAGGCCCGCGACTGA
- a CDS encoding HlyD family efflux transporter periplasmic adaptor subunit — MKSTKSKKGGPIRKLVPWLIVLLLVAAVIYGLKPKPLVVDTAEAKRGPLTVSVVEEGKTRIRHRHVISPPVAGYLRRVELRAGAPIVRGKTVLAVIQASTSNFLDPRTKAEAEARIKASEAIRETRQADLDRATAAMDLADKQLDRQEKLRQSGAAADQDYDIAAAEAQVRKRERNAAEFALRAAASDVEVARAALLQAQAPSADQAKPIEVLAPVDGFVLNVYEESERPVTPGLPIMEVGDVQDLEAEIELLSSDAVGIAPGSDVSIEQWGGGTPLRGKVSVVEPGGFTKVSSLGVEEQRVKVRVDFLDPVPAGHTFGDRYRVEARIVTWKGDDVLQIPTGALYRKGNQWMTFTEENGIARETKVTIGQNNGVSAQILGGLEAGKTVILHPPDKVADGVKVTNGK; from the coding sequence ATGAAATCCACCAAATCAAAAAAAGGCGGCCCCATCCGCAAGCTGGTTCCCTGGTTGATCGTCCTCCTTCTGGTTGCCGCGGTGATCTACGGCCTGAAGCCGAAGCCGCTGGTCGTGGACACCGCGGAAGCGAAGCGCGGGCCGCTCACCGTTTCCGTGGTGGAGGAGGGCAAGACGCGCATCCGCCACCGCCATGTCATCTCCCCGCCGGTCGCGGGCTACCTCCGCCGGGTGGAACTGCGCGCGGGAGCGCCCATCGTCCGCGGAAAGACCGTGCTTGCCGTGATCCAGGCATCCACCTCGAACTTCCTCGACCCCCGCACGAAGGCGGAGGCGGAAGCCCGCATCAAGGCGTCCGAGGCCATCCGCGAAACCCGACAGGCGGATCTCGACCGCGCCACCGCCGCCATGGACCTCGCCGACAAGCAGCTCGACCGGCAGGAGAAACTCCGCCAGTCCGGTGCCGCCGCCGATCAGGACTACGACATCGCCGCCGCCGAGGCCCAGGTCAGGAAGCGCGAGCGCAATGCCGCGGAATTCGCTCTGCGCGCCGCCGCTTCCGATGTGGAGGTCGCCCGCGCCGCCCTGCTCCAGGCGCAGGCTCCATCGGCGGACCAGGCAAAGCCCATCGAGGTGCTGGCTCCTGTCGATGGGTTCGTGCTCAACGTCTATGAGGAAAGCGAGCGCCCGGTCACGCCCGGCCTGCCCATCATGGAGGTGGGGGATGTCCAGGACCTGGAGGCGGAGATCGAGCTGCTTTCCAGCGATGCCGTCGGGATCGCTCCCGGGTCGGACGTTTCCATCGAGCAATGGGGCGGCGGCACCCCGCTGCGCGGAAAGGTCAGCGTCGTGGAACCCGGCGGGTTCACGAAAGTCTCATCCCTCGGTGTGGAGGAGCAGCGGGTGAAGGTGCGTGTCGATTTCCTCGATCCCGTCCCCGCCGGCCACACCTTCGGCGACCGCTACCGGGTGGAGGCGCGCATCGTCACCTGGAAAGGGGACGACGTCCTCCAGATCCCCACCGGGGCGCTTTACCGGAAAGGCAACCAGTGGATGACATTCACCGAGGAAAACGGCATCGCCCGCGAGACCAAGGTGACCATCGGCCAGAACAACGGCGTCTCCGCCCAGATCCTCGGAGGCCTGGAAGCGGGCAAGACCGTCATCCTCCATCCTCCGGACAAGGTGGCCGACGGAGTGAAAGTCACCAACGGGAAGTGA